A window of Equus przewalskii isolate Varuska chromosome 16, EquPr2, whole genome shotgun sequence contains these coding sequences:
- the POU4F1 gene encoding POU domain, class 4, transcription factor 1 has product MMSMNSKQPHFAMHPTLPEHKYPSLHSSSEAIRRACLPTPPLQSNLFASLDETLLARAEALAAVDIAVSQGKSHPFKPDATYHTMNSVPCTSTSTVPLAHHHHHHHHHQALEPGDLLDHISSPSLALMAGAGGAGAAGGGGGAHDGPGGGGGPGGGGGPGGGGPGGGGGGGGPGGGGGGPGGGLLGGSAHPHPHMHGLGHLSHPAAAAAMNMPSGLPHPGLVAAAAHHGAAAAAAAAAAGQVAAASAAAAVVGAAGLASICDSDTDPRELEAFAERFKQRRIKLGVTQADVGSALANLKIPGVGSLSQSTICRFESLTLSHNNMIALKPILQAWLEEAEGAQREKMNKPELFNGGEKKRKRTSIAAPEKRSLEAYFAVQPRPSSEKIAAIAEKLDLKKNVVRVWFCNQRQKQKRMKFSATY; this is encoded by the exons ATGATGTCCATGAACAGCAAGCAGCCTCACTTTGCCATGCATCCCACCCTCCCTGAGCACAAGTACCCGTCTCTGCACTCCAGTTCCGAGGCCATCCGGCGGGCCTGCCTGCCCACGCCGCCG CTGCAGAGCAACCTCTTCGCCAGCCTAGACGAAACGCTGCTGGCGCGGGCGGAGGCGCTGGCGGCCGTGGACATCGCGGTGTCCCAGGGCAAGAGCCACCCGTTCAAGCCGGACGCCACGTACCACACGATGAACAGCGTGCCATGCACGTCCACGTCCACCGTGCCGCTGgcgcatcaccaccaccaccaccaccaccaccaggcgCTGGAGCCCGGCGACCTGCTGGACCACATCTCGTCGCCCTCGCTCGCGCTCATGGCCGGCGCAGGCGGcgcgggggcggcgggcggcggcggcggcgcccacGACGGCCCGGGGGGCGGCGGTGGcccggggggcggcggcggcccaGGCGGTGGCGGccccgggggcggcggcggcggcggcggcccggggggcggcggcggcggcccgggcggCGGGCTGCTGGGCGGCTCGGCGCACCCGCATCCGCACATGCACGGCCTGGGCCACCTGTCGCACCCCGCGGCGGCGGCCGCCATGAACATGCCGTCGGGGCTGCCGCACCCCGGgctggtggcggcggcggcgcaccacggcgcggcggcggcggcggcggcggccgcggccggGCAGGTGGCGGCGGCGTCGGCGGCGGCGGCCGTGGTGGGCGCGGCGGGCCTGGCGTCCATCTGCGACTCGGACACGGACCCGCGCGAGCTCGAGGCGTTCGCCGAGCGCTTCAAGCAGCGGCGCATCAAGCTGGGCGTGACGCAGGCCGACGTGGGCTCGGCGCTGGCCAACCTCAAGATCCCGGGCGTGGGCTCGCTCAGCCAGAGCACCATCTGCAGGTTCGAGTCGCTCACGCTGTCGCACAACAACATGATCGCGCTCAAGCCCATCCTGCAGGCGTGGCTCGAGGAGGCCGAGGGCGCGCAGCGCGAGAAAATGAACAAGCCCGAGCTCTTCAACGGCGGCGAGAAGAAGCGCAAGCGGACTTCCATCGCCGCGCCCGAGAAGCGCTCCCTCGAGGCCTACTTCGCCGTACAACCCCGGCCCTCGTCCGAGAAGATCGCCGCCATCGCCGAGAAACTGGACCTCAAAAAGAACGTGGTGCGGGTGTGGTTTTGCAAccagagacagaagcagaagcGGATGAAATTCTCCGCCACTTACTGA